A genomic stretch from Canis lupus baileyi chromosome 3, mCanLup2.hap1, whole genome shotgun sequence includes:
- the SLC9A5 gene encoding sodium/hydrogen exchanger 5 isoform X5: MGSANVQAADYLKGVASLFVVSLGGAAVGLVFAFLLALTTRFTKRVRIIEPLLVFLLAYAAYLTAEMASLSAILAVTMCGLGCKKYVEANISHKSRTAVKYTMKTLASCAETVIFMLLGISAVDSSKWAWDSGLVLGTLFFILFFRALGVVLQTWVLNQFRLVPLDKIDQVVMSYGGLRGAVAFALVILLDRTKVPAKDYFVATTIVVVFFTVIVQGLTIKPLVKWLKVKRSEHHKPTLNQELHEHTFDHILAAVEDVVGHHGYHYWRDRWEQFDKKYLSQLLMRRSAYRIRDQIWDVYYRLNIRDAISFVDQGGHILSSTGLTLPSMPSRNSVAETSVTNLLRESGSGACLDLQVIDTVRSGRDREDAVMHHLLCGGLYKPRRRYKASCSRHFISEDAQERQDKEVFQQNMKRRLESFKSTKHNICFTKSKPRPRKTGRKKKDGLANTEATNGKPPRDLGFQDTAAVILTVESEEEEESDSSETEKEDDEGIIFVARATNEVLQEGKVSGSLEVCPSPRIIPPSPTCAEKELPWKSGQGDLAVYVSSETTKIVPVDMQAGWNQSISSLESLASPPCTQAPTMTRLPPCPLAAEEPQPFHLPYDPRPSFAFPPSLAKAGRSRSESSADIPQQQELQPLMGHEDRTHLSPRTANSHWCIQFNKGGRL, encoded by the exons ATGGGCTCTGCCAACGTACAGGCTGCTGACTACCTGAAAGGAGTCG cctccctgttTGTGGTCAGTCTGGGCGGGGCAGCCGTGGGCTTAGTCTTTGCCTTCCTCCTGGCCCTGACCACACGCTTCACCAAGCGGGTCCGCATCATCGAGCCACTGCTGGTCTTCCTCCTCGCCTATGCAGCCTACCTCACTGCTGAAATGGCCTCGCTCTCTGCTATTCTTGC GGTGACTATGTGTGGCCTGGGCTGTAAGAAGTATGTGGAAGCCAACATCTCCCATAAGTCACGCACGGCTGTCAAATACACAATGAAGACTCTAGCCAGCTGCGCTGAGACCGTCATCTTCATGCTGCTTGGCATCTCAGCTGTGGACTCTTCTAAGTGGGCCTGGGATTCTGGGCTGGTGCTAGGCACCCTCTTCTTCATCCTGTTCTTCCGAGCCCTCG GCGTAGTCCTGCAGACGTGGGTGCTGAATCAGTTCCGGCTGGTCCCTCTGGACAAGATTGACCAGGTGGTGATGTCTTATGGGGGCCTGCGGGGGGCTGTGGCCTTCGCTCTCGTCATCCTACTGGACAGGACCAAGGTCCCTGCCAAGGACTACTTTGTGGCCACCACTATTGTGGTGGTCTTCTTCACAGTCATTGTGCAG GGCTTAACCATCAAGCCACTGGTCAAGTGGCTGAAGGTGAAGAGGAGTGAGCATCACAAACCCACCCTGAACCAGGAGCTGCATGAGCAC ACTTTTGACCACATTCTGGCTGCAGTGGAGGACGTTGTGGGGCACCATGGCTATCACTACTGGAGGGACAG GTGGGAGCAGTTTGACAAGAAGTACCTGAGTCAGCTGCTGATGCGGCGCTCAGCCTACCGCATCCGGGACCAGATCTGGGATGTGTACTATAGACTCAACATCCGGGATGCCATCAGCTTCGTGGACCAG ggaggccaTATCTTGTCCTCCACAGGGCTCACTCTGCCCTCTATGCCCAGCCGCAATTCTGTGGCAGAGACCTCTGTCACCAACCTGCT GAGAGAGAGTGGCAGTGGAGCGTGTCTGGATCTGCAGGTGATTGACACAGTGCGCAGTGGCCGGGACCGTGAGGATGCTGTGATGCACCATCTGCTCTGTGGAGGCCTCTACAAGCCACGCCGCAGG TACAAAGCCAGCTGCAGCCGCCACTTCATCTCAGAGGATGCTCAGGAACGGCAGGACAAGGAAGTCTTCCAGCAGAACATGAAGCGGCGGCTAGAGTCCTTTAAGTCCACCAAGCACAACATCTGCTTCACCAAGAGCAAGCCACGACCTCGCAAGACCGGTCGCAAGAAG AAGGATGGCTTGGCTAATACGGAGGCCACAAATGGGAAACCTCCTCGAGACCTGGGCTTTCAGGACACAG CTGCTGTGATCTTAACTGTGGagtctgaggaggaggaggagagtgacagttcagagacagagaaggaggacGACGAGGGGATCATATTTGTGGCTCGGGCCACCAATGAGGTTCTCCAAGAGGGCAAGGTCTCAG GGAGCCTTGAGGTGTGCCCAAGCCCACGAAtcatccccccctccccaacctgtGCAGAGAAGGAGCTACCCTGGAAGAGTGGGCAGGGAGATCTGGCAGTCTACGTGTCCTCGGAAACCACCAAGATTGTGCCCGTGGACATGCAGGCAGGCTGGAACCAGAGCATCTCGTCCCTGGAGAGCCTGGCATCCCCGCCCTGTACCCAGGCCCCAACTATGACCCGCCTGCCTCCTTGCCCACTGGCTGCTGAAGAGCCCCAGCCCTTCCATCTGCCTTACGATCCACGCCCTAGCTTCGCCTTTCCCCCAAGCCTGGCCAAAGCTGGCCGCTCTCGCAGTGAGAGCAGCGCTGACATCCCCCAGCAGCAAGAGCTGCAGCCCCTCATGGGACATGAGGACCGCACCCATCTTAGCCCACGCACAGCCAACTCCCACTGGTGCATCCAGTTCAACAAAGGTGGCCGGCTGTAG
- the SLC9A5 gene encoding sodium/hydrogen exchanger 5 isoform X6 gives MASLSAILAVTMCGLGCKKYVEANISHKSRTAVKYTMKTLASCAETVIFMLLGISAVDSSKWAWDSGLVLGTLFFILFFRALGVVLQTWVLNQFRLVPLDKIDQVVMSYGGLRGAVAFALVILLDRTKVPAKDYFVATTIVVVFFTVIVQGLTIKPLVKWLKVKRSEHHKPTLNQELHEHTFDHILAAVEDVVGHHGYHYWRDRWEQFDKKYLSQLLMRRSAYRIRDQIWDVYYRLNIRDAISFVDQGGHILSSTGLTLPSMPSRNSVAETSVTNLLRESGSGACLDLQVIDTVRSGRDREDAVMHHLLCGGLYKPRRRYKASCSRHFISEDAQERQDKEVFQQNMKRRLESFKSTKHNICFTKSKPRPRKTGRKKKDGLANTEATNGKPPRDLGFQDTAAVILTVESEEEEESDSSETEKEDDEGIIFVARATNEVLQEGKVSGSLEVCPSPRIIPPSPTCAEKELPWKSGQGDLAVYVSSETTKIVPVDMQAGWNQSISSLESLASPPCTQAPTMTRLPPCPLAAEEPQPFHLPYDPRPSFAFPPSLAKAGRSRSESSADIPQQQELQPLMGHEDRTHLSPRTANSHWCIQFNKGGRL, from the exons ATGGCCTCGCTCTCTGCTATTCTTGC GGTGACTATGTGTGGCCTGGGCTGTAAGAAGTATGTGGAAGCCAACATCTCCCATAAGTCACGCACGGCTGTCAAATACACAATGAAGACTCTAGCCAGCTGCGCTGAGACCGTCATCTTCATGCTGCTTGGCATCTCAGCTGTGGACTCTTCTAAGTGGGCCTGGGATTCTGGGCTGGTGCTAGGCACCCTCTTCTTCATCCTGTTCTTCCGAGCCCTCG GCGTAGTCCTGCAGACGTGGGTGCTGAATCAGTTCCGGCTGGTCCCTCTGGACAAGATTGACCAGGTGGTGATGTCTTATGGGGGCCTGCGGGGGGCTGTGGCCTTCGCTCTCGTCATCCTACTGGACAGGACCAAGGTCCCTGCCAAGGACTACTTTGTGGCCACCACTATTGTGGTGGTCTTCTTCACAGTCATTGTGCAG GGCTTAACCATCAAGCCACTGGTCAAGTGGCTGAAGGTGAAGAGGAGTGAGCATCACAAACCCACCCTGAACCAGGAGCTGCATGAGCAC ACTTTTGACCACATTCTGGCTGCAGTGGAGGACGTTGTGGGGCACCATGGCTATCACTACTGGAGGGACAG GTGGGAGCAGTTTGACAAGAAGTACCTGAGTCAGCTGCTGATGCGGCGCTCAGCCTACCGCATCCGGGACCAGATCTGGGATGTGTACTATAGACTCAACATCCGGGATGCCATCAGCTTCGTGGACCAG ggaggccaTATCTTGTCCTCCACAGGGCTCACTCTGCCCTCTATGCCCAGCCGCAATTCTGTGGCAGAGACCTCTGTCACCAACCTGCT GAGAGAGAGTGGCAGTGGAGCGTGTCTGGATCTGCAGGTGATTGACACAGTGCGCAGTGGCCGGGACCGTGAGGATGCTGTGATGCACCATCTGCTCTGTGGAGGCCTCTACAAGCCACGCCGCAGG TACAAAGCCAGCTGCAGCCGCCACTTCATCTCAGAGGATGCTCAGGAACGGCAGGACAAGGAAGTCTTCCAGCAGAACATGAAGCGGCGGCTAGAGTCCTTTAAGTCCACCAAGCACAACATCTGCTTCACCAAGAGCAAGCCACGACCTCGCAAGACCGGTCGCAAGAAG AAGGATGGCTTGGCTAATACGGAGGCCACAAATGGGAAACCTCCTCGAGACCTGGGCTTTCAGGACACAG CTGCTGTGATCTTAACTGTGGagtctgaggaggaggaggagagtgacagttcagagacagagaaggaggacGACGAGGGGATCATATTTGTGGCTCGGGCCACCAATGAGGTTCTCCAAGAGGGCAAGGTCTCAG GGAGCCTTGAGGTGTGCCCAAGCCCACGAAtcatccccccctccccaacctgtGCAGAGAAGGAGCTACCCTGGAAGAGTGGGCAGGGAGATCTGGCAGTCTACGTGTCCTCGGAAACCACCAAGATTGTGCCCGTGGACATGCAGGCAGGCTGGAACCAGAGCATCTCGTCCCTGGAGAGCCTGGCATCCCCGCCCTGTACCCAGGCCCCAACTATGACCCGCCTGCCTCCTTGCCCACTGGCTGCTGAAGAGCCCCAGCCCTTCCATCTGCCTTACGATCCACGCCCTAGCTTCGCCTTTCCCCCAAGCCTGGCCAAAGCTGGCCGCTCTCGCAGTGAGAGCAGCGCTGACATCCCCCAGCAGCAAGAGCTGCAGCCCCTCATGGGACATGAGGACCGCACCCATCTTAGCCCACGCACAGCCAACTCCCACTGGTGCATCCAGTTCAACAAAGGTGGCCGGCTGTAG